CAGTGTTTACCGGCGCACCTGTTTCCGGGCCGTCGTCGTGCTCGCGGGTGTGCAGGTCGAAGGAGGAGCCGTGCTCTTCCACGCCGGCCTGGATGGCGCGGCCTACCACGGACACGGCGAGCCTGCGCCGCAGGGAGAGCGGATCCCGGGCCAGGTCCTTCGCCAGGGCGATGGTCATCAGCAGCATCACCACGGCGAACGGCAGAGCTGCGACAATGGTGATCCGCTGCAGACCGTCCAGGGCTTCCGAGGGTTCATCACCGCCGGCCAGCAGCATCACCGCCGCCACGGCGCCGGTGAGGACGCCCCAGAAAACCACGACGCCGCGGGAGGGATGCTCCGCGCCGTTGGAGCTCAAGGAGGCCATCACAATCGAGGCGGAGTCCGCCCCGGTGACGAAGAAGATGGCCACCAGGATCATGGCCAGTACGCCCACGGCGCCGGCCACGAGGTTAGGCATGGGCAGGGCGGCGAAGAGGTCGAAGAGCGACCCATCGAAGGAAATGGTAGGTTCACCGTCCACCATGGTCACCAGCCCCGGCTCCCCGTTGGCTGCGGCCTTCTGCTGGGTGCCGATGGCGGCGCCGCCGAAGATCGAGAACCAGACCACGCTGACCACAAACGGCACCAGCAGCACGCCGGTCACGAACTGCCGGATGGTACGTCCGCGGCTGATCCGGGCGATGAACATGCCCACGAAGGGCGTCCAGGACAGCCACCAGGCCCAGTAGAAGATGGTCCAGCTGGAGAGCCAGGCGCGCATGGATTCATCGCCGGCAACTTCAGTGCGGGAAGCCATCTGGGCGAGGTTGGTTGCGTAGTCGCCGATGGCGGCCGGGATGACATTGAGGATGAACAGTGTCGGACCGACCACGAAAATGACTGCCGCCAGCACCACTGCCAGGACCATGTTGATGTTGGACAGCCACTGGATGCCGCGGGAAATCCCGGACACGGCAGAGGCGACAAAGCAGCCGGTCAGGATGGCAACAATGGCTACGAGGATGGGCGTACCCACTGTGCCGAAGAAGCCGGACGACTCCATGCCGCTGCCGATCTGCAGGGCGCCGAGGCCCAGGGACGCAGCGGTGCCGAAGAGGGTGGCGAAGATGGCGAAGATGTTCAGGACCTTGCCCAGCGGGCCGTCCACCCGCTTGGCACCGAAGAGCGAGGTGAACGCGGAGGAGATCAGCTGCCTCCGGCCCAGCCGGTAGGTTCCGTAGGCCATGGCGATGCCGACGACGGCGTACATGGCCCACGGGTGCAGGCCCCAGTGGAACAGGGAGGTTCCCATCGCCGTCTGCAGTGCTTCTGCGGTCTGCGGATCATCGGTACCCGGGGGAGGGGAGATGTAGTAGAACAGCGGTTCAGCGACGCCGTAGAACATCAGGCCGATGCCCATGCCGGCGGAGAACATCATCGAAATCCAGGACACGGTCTTGAACTGGGGTTCTTCGCCGTCCTTGCCCAGCGGGATCCGCCCGAAGCGTCCCACGGCAAGCCAGATCACGTACACCACAAGGAAGGAAGCCAGCAGGACAAAGAACCAGCCGGCGTTGGTGATCACCCAGTCCAAGGCGGTCTGGGATACCGAGGCCAGGTTGTCGGTGCCGAAGAAGCCCCAAGCGATGAAGGCCAGGGCCAGCACTGCTGTGACGGCAAAAAGCACCTTGTCCAGCTTGGCCGGGATCTCGCGGCTCAACGCCTTCTCCTGCTGGCGCTGCCCCTCAATCATCAGCTGGACGAGTTCATGCTCCTGCTCCACCACGGGGATGGAGGAGGTAGTGGATTCCTCAACGGTAATGGAGAGCCGGGCGGGTTCAGCGGGATCGCCGTCGTTCCTTCCAGCGTCGCGTATGGGACCTTCAGTGGTAGCCATAGGCCTTTCCTTATGTCAGCGCAAAGGGCCCGGGCCCTGATGGCGGGCACGGGTAAGCAGAATGGCAACCACTCCCGGCGGAGGGCGCAATCAGTGCGCCTGCTTCCCGCCGGTATCCCCAAAGCAACGCGGTCCCGACTCTGCGTTCCTTTACATAATTCGCGAGTGTGTCCCTTCCAGATTTGCGGTATGCAACGTCCCAAGTCAAATTCGCGCAGGAGTCGGGACCATGGCAGCTGCTGTCAGGTGGTGCGGACCAGCATGTTGGGATCCTCCGAGCATGGCCCCTCATAGGACAGGCTGCTGAGGTGGTTGCCGGCTTGGTAAACCAAAGAGTTCCCCTCGGCATCCTCGAGCGTGACGACGATGTAGGAGCCGGACCCGATGTCGGACGGGACGTCCTCGCTGTAGCGGTTCACCTCTTCGAATCCCTGGTCTTCGAAGTGGGACACGTACTTGGATATTGCTGCCTCCGGATCCTCAACGGCCGGTCCCATGATCATGCCGACGTAGTGGTAGGACACCGGGTCCGATCCTGGACAAGCACGCCCGAAATACCCGGCTGTGCCCTTCTCCCAGGGCGCCCGGTCCGGACCGGAGAATGTCCAATCGCCGCCGTGGACCTTTGTGGTCTCGTCGTTGAGGTCGAGCATCCGTTGGAGGAGCTCCGAAGTCGGCTTGGAAGTGTCCATGGCGCCGTCGTTGCCGGATTTGTCTGATTGATACATAGGGTCCTCGGATTCGATGGAGCTGGTGCAGCCGGACAGAACAAGGGAGAGAGCCACAGCGACAGTGGTGGCAACCGGGGTTAGTCGGGGGAAGGTCATAGGTACTCGGCCATCTCTTCGGGGTCATGGAGCGGTGGGATGATCTGTTGGTCCCGTTCCAGGACACTATCGCCCCGCCCTGTTGTAGCGCGCGCCACCGAATCGAGGCTGTGGGTACCATCATTGAGGTATCCGTGCCCCTTCTGCGTGCCGATTGGATTCAGG
This Arthrobacter sp. zg-Y20 DNA region includes the following protein-coding sequences:
- a CDS encoding BCCT family transporter → MIEGQRQQEKALSREIPAKLDKVLFAVTAVLALAFIAWGFFGTDNLASVSQTALDWVITNAGWFFVLLASFLVVYVIWLAVGRFGRIPLGKDGEEPQFKTVSWISMMFSAGMGIGLMFYGVAEPLFYYISPPPGTDDPQTAEALQTAMGTSLFHWGLHPWAMYAVVGIAMAYGTYRLGRRQLISSAFTSLFGAKRVDGPLGKVLNIFAIFATLFGTAASLGLGALQIGSGMESSGFFGTVGTPILVAIVAILTGCFVASAVSGISRGIQWLSNINMVLAVVLAAVIFVVGPTLFILNVIPAAIGDYATNLAQMASRTEVAGDESMRAWLSSWTIFYWAWWLSWTPFVGMFIARISRGRTIRQFVTGVLLVPFVVSVVWFSIFGGAAIGTQQKAAANGEPGLVTMVDGEPTISFDGSLFDLFAALPMPNLVAGAVGVLAMILVAIFFVTGADSASIVMASLSSNGAEHPSRGVVVFWGVLTGAVAAVMLLAGGDEPSEALDGLQRITIVAALPFAVVMLLMTIALAKDLARDPLSLRRRLAVSVVGRAIQAGVEEHGSSFDLHTREHDDGPETGAPVNTDEPQRK